The following proteins are co-located in the Pochonia chlamydosporia 170 chromosome 6, whole genome shotgun sequence genome:
- a CDS encoding lactose regulatory protein LAC9 (similar to Verticillium alfalfae VaMs.102 XP_003004320.1) — MESSSSSSSNLACDACRIKKLKCSKDRPTCTACVQNRRQCHYSGKVVRSPLTRQYLTSVERRLNYLEKLVAQKLPDLDVDEALAGIATTSPATPPAQVKTLAFPSDQRRHAAAGGSSSSKEQTAHESISEAVPEQADGFDWQEEANDLVDGMAALAVEPTGTGYLGSTAGVYFLRALLTWIAGRRAVSDPFQPATASPRHFKPSPTSSSHIQHSLESGHMANQLLDAYFSVYHVSYPFIHEATFMAQYHQLIPRPNQQSWQMLLHTVLALGAWCLDNEESEVDDYLYHRALSFREDESLFESANLTLVQALLLLSNLSQKRNKPNTGGNFLGLATRMALSLGLHRELPDWNISLLQREMRRRVWWGLFLFDSGASTTFGRPILLPEGEAMDVKHVLNIHDEQLTPRTVDMPEESSQPTRYSSIKCQSDFHLHSNHISNRLLATSGISSEEALRLNHSLETWSDTLPAYFKMTQDPVSLEPSYLFARSRLWWRIWNLRIILFRQIVLSRAMKRTRDRSTLVSSDPDNKCRDLAVQAAHATISSISQFLTQTPMTRLINWYATYFLFHASLISALAILGDLESPEITAWQADVDLANNTFRTMLTSNPLASRCADILALIVPPQVEQTTSPIIGDEQFYRDELDFSTWPMDPADVFNSLGWTDFGQGV, encoded by the exons ATGGAATCgagttccagttccagtaGCAACTTGGCT TGCGATGCGTGCCGAatcaagaagctgaag TGCTCCAAGGATCGCCCGACTTGCACAGCTTGTGTCCAAAACCGCCGACAATGTCACTATAGTGGCAAGGTGGTGCGTTCGCCACTCACCAGACA GTACCTAACATCTGTTGAAAGAAGACTCAACTATCTAGAGAAGCTGGTGGCACAGAAACTACCGGATCTagatgttgatgaagccCTGGCTGGTATTGCCACTACATCTCCAGCTACCCCGCCGGCTCAAGTGAAGACACTCGCTTTCCCCTCAGACCAGCGCAGGCACGCTGCCGCCGGTGGAAGCTCGAGTAGCAAGGAACAGACAGCACATGAGTCGATATCTGAGGCCGTCCCTGAGCAAGCAGATGGATTCGACTGGCAGGAAGAAGCAAACGACTTGGTGGATGGCATGGCGGCGCTGGCAGTGGAACCCACGGGCACGGGTTATTTAG GATCTACTGCCGGAGTGTACTTTCTCCGAGCTTTACTAACATGGATCGCGGGCAGAAGGGCTGTCTCTGATCCGTTCCAGCCTGCAACTGCTTCGCCGAGGCATTTCAAGCCGTCGCCAACGTCGTCATCGCATATACAGCATTCTCTTGAGTCTGGACATATGGCGAACCAATTACTCGATGCGTATTTTTCTGTATACCACGTTTCCTATCCGTTCATTCATGAAGCAACCTTCATGGCTCAGTACCACCAACTCATCCCTCGGCCCAATCAGCAATCCTGGCAAATGTTACTGCACACGGTCTTAGCCCTAGGAGCTTGGTGTCTTGATAATGAAGAGAGCGAAGTTGATGACTACCTGTACCATCGAGCGCTTTCATTTCGTGAGGATGAGTCCTTGTTTGAAAGCGCCAACTTGACGCTGGTCCAGGCTTTGTTGCTTCTATCCAATCTGAGTCAAAAACGAAACAAGCCGAACACTGGAGGTAATTTCCTAGGCTTAGCGACACGTATGGCTTTAAGCTTGGGGCTGCATCGTGAACTCCCGGATTGGAACATCAGCCTTCTTCAGAGAGAAATGAGACGACGCGTTTGGTGGGGGCTATTCCTTTTTGATAGTGGCGCATCAACAACGTTTGGTAGACCTATTCTGCTTCCCGAAGGAGAGGCTATGGATGTTAAACATGTTCTTAACATTCACGACGAA CAATTGACTCCCCGGACTGTGGACATGCCAGAAGAGTCCAGCCAGCCGACACGATACTCCAGCATCAAATGCCAGAGTGACTTCCATCTTCACTCAAACCACATTTCCAACAGGCTTCTCGCCACGTCTGGTATTTCGTCTGAAGAAGCCTTGCGGCTGAACCATTCGCTTGAAACATGGTCGGACACCTTGCCTGCATATTTCAAGATGACGCAGGACCCCGTCAGTTTGGAGCCCTCCTACTTGTTCGCAAGGTCACGGCTATGGTGGCGCATCTGGAACTTGAGAATTATTCTGTTTAGACAGATTGTTTTGAGTCGTGCCATGAAAAGGACGCGAGACCGTTCCACCCTTGTGTCCTCGGACCCAGACAACAAGTGCAGAGACTTGGCAGTCCAGGCGGCGCATGCAACAATTTCGTCAATAAGCCAATTTCTTACGCAGACGCCAATGACTCGACTGATAAATTGGTACGCTAC ATACTTTCTATTCCACGCGTCTCTAATCAGCGCCCTTGCCATCTTGGGCGACTTGGAATCTCCTGAAATCACTGCATGGCAGGCTGATGTCGACTTGGCGAATAACACATTTCGCACAATGCTGACGAGCAATCCACTTGCGTCTCGCTGCGCCGATATTCTAGCCCTCATCGTACCGCCACAAGTTGAGCAGACAACCAGCCCCATCATTGGCGACGAACAGTTTTATCGAGACGAGCTGGACTTCTCAACCTGGCCAATGGATCCTGCTGATGTCTTTAACTCTTTGGGATGGACTGATTTCGGGCAGGGAGTGTAG
- a CDS encoding phytanoyl-CoA dioxygenase family protein (similar to Metarhizium acridum CQMa 102 XP_007814026.1) — MSCAQHNGPFPTEAGKTLTSVYANDPSTTGALLQSIIERDGAVIVKGLVDAELCNRVRKELKPQFDSDRVDESGFFPTTTKRAHGILAYSDATAELLVNPLFQSVANGMLTSNYTYWEGQGKKTVSAKPQIASIVGFRVEPGGTQQALHRDDADYHTRNCDMPVMLGCVTALTKTTKENGATIVIPKSHLWGPDRMPLNEEAIPAELEVGDATIFVGNVYHAGGANITKDDARETIGMFLCKGTLRQEENSYLEVPPELAKKRGFSPQVLRLLGYGIAPPALGLYQYQDPMRVIFGVDDEETVKK, encoded by the exons atgTCCTGCGCCCAACACAACGGCCCATTCCCAACCGAGGCCGGCAAAACACTCACATCTGTCTACGCCAACGACCCTTCCACCACAGGCGCCCTCCTCCAGTCCATCATCGAGCGCGATGGCGCTGTCATAGTAAAAGGTCTAGTGGACGCAGAGCTCTGCAACAGAGTAAGAAAGGAACTTAAGCCGCAGTTTGACTCTGACCGAGTCGACGAATCCGGCTTCTTCCCCACCACCACAAAGAGAGCCCATGGTATTCTCGCATATTCTGACGCAACGGCCGAGTTGCTCGTGAACCCACTATTCCAGTCCGTCGCCAATGGCATGTTGACGAGCAACTACACCTATTGGGAGGGCCAGGGGAAGAAGACGGTTTCCGCAAAGCCACAAATTGCAAGTATCGTCGGGTTCCGTGTAGAGCCTGGTGGCACACAGCAAGCTTTGCACCGCGACGATGCAGACTATCATACTCGGAATTGCGATATGCCTGTAATGCTGGGCTGCGTAACG GCTTTAACAAAGACGACCAAAGAAAACGGGGCGACGATTGTTATTCCCAAGAGCCATCTGTGGGGTCCGGACCGCATGCCCCTCAACGAAGAAGCCATCCCTGCGGAGCTCGAAGTAGGCGATGCCACAATTTTCGTTGGAAACGTCTACCATGCCGGCGGGGCGAATATTACCAA GGACGATGCTCGTGAAACCATCGGCATGTTCCTCTGCAAAGGCACCCTCCGCCAGGAAGAAAACTCCTACCTCGAAGTGCCACCGGAATTAGCCAAGAAGAGAGGATTCTCACCACAGGTATTGCGCCTCCTGGGCTATGGTATTGCCCCGCCGGCGCTAGGGCTGTACCAGTATCAGGATCCGATGAGGGTTATATTCGGcgttgacgacgaagagacgGTCAAGAAATAG
- a CDS encoding Zn(2)-C6 fungal-type DNA-binding domain-containing protein (similar to Metarhizium robertsii ARSEF 23 XP_007824287.1): MIPLPQNVQNVGDNLAGNHQRDGPPSTSTSAPTSSSASGSKDDVEDIYPATGPPAMSLPMPLDLTLRSSSLEFIDYYDKNLAGLMVWFDSEENDYRRRVLPLATSTPAVKYAVAAIAAHHGGRTFSLDMPRFPEAARDACLGLINRHIQNMTCRMTDGSELNTRTDIAEAEWILASILMISCYEMSNSQVAAAEGHRRAARTLVNVFTTKEASNRGLFRFLRNQLSIYDVLASTTSFNLQDIEDTVLPPPGTEHGLFSHYLSLLHFVTLLSRRAAFNMDTNSLILGNYPDATLIRSQFTQARGATLLAAGKLRIEPAVVRRDFVRLVDIYHHTAVLYSYRCLGYANYDNIDWKASVEKLFEQLKVLEDPALCAHNLPWPAFIAGAESHDDVAKQKVVTQLLRDITKTTGFKNHADILSFLTVFWAASNADWRPLAQQFQENGYQILPV, from the coding sequence ATGATCCCGCTGCCGCAGAACGTGCAGAATGTTGGTGATAATCTCGCGGGTAATCACCAGCGAGATGGGCCTCCATCTACGTCTACATCTGCGCCTACATCTTCGTCTGCATCAGGGTCGAAAGACGACGTTGAAGACATTTACCCAGCTACAGGCCCGCCAGCTATGTCCTTGCCGATGCCGTTGGATCTTACTTTGCGCAGCTCGTCCCTTGAATTCATCGACTACTACGACAAGAACTTGGCTGGACTCATGGTGTGGTTTGACTCGGAGGAGAACGACTATCGACGACGTGTACTGCCCTTGGCTACGAGCACCCCCGCCGTCAAGTACGCCGTTGCCGCGATTGCAGCCCACCACGGTGGAAGAACATTTTCTCTCGATATGCCGCGCTTCCCCGAAGCCGCTAGGGACGCTTGTCTTGGACTGATTAACCGCCATATTCAGAACATGACGTGTCGAATGACAGATGGGTCTGAGCTTAATACCCGTACCGACATTGCCGAAGCGGAGTGGATTCTAGCTTCTATTCTTATGATATCCTGCTACGAGATGAGCAACTCACAGGTTGCTGCGGCTGAGGGACATCGACGGGCAGCGCGGACGCTTGTTAACGTCTTCACAACAAAGGAGGCAAGCAACAGAGGCTTGTTTCGTTTTCTCCGAAACCAACTCTCTATTTACGATGTACTGGCATCTACCACGTCTTTCAATCTCCAAGATATCGAAGATACCGTTCTCCCGCCACCCGGTACAGAACACGGCCTCTTCTCACATTATCTCTCCCTCCTCCATTTCGTTACACTGCTCTCCCGTCGCGCCGCATTCAATATGGACACCAACTCCTTGATCTTAGGCAATTATCCGGACGCCACTCTCATCCGGTCGCAGTTCACTCAAGCACGAGGGGCCACGCTGCTAGCCGCAGGCAAACTACGAATCGAACCAGCAGTTGTACGCCGTGACTTTGTACGCCTCGTCGACATCTACCACCATACtgctgtactgtactccTACCGCTGTCTGGGCTACGCCAACTACGACAATATAGATTGGAAGGCTTCGGTAGAGAAATTGTTTGAACAGCTAAAAGTTTTAGAAGATCCTGCCTTGTGTGCTCACAATTTACCATGGCCGGCATTTATTGCCGGGGCCGAGTCCCATGATGATGTGGCAAAGCAAAAGGTTGTCACACAATTACTTAGAGACATAACAAAGACGACTGGATTCAAGAACCATGCCGACATACTTAGCTTTTTGACTGTATTTTGGGCAGCGTCAAATGCGGACTGGAGACCGCTGGCTCAACAATTTCAGGAAAATGGGTATCAAATTCTTCCCGTGTGA